One stretch of Segatella copri DNA includes these proteins:
- a CDS encoding glycosyltransferase family 2 protein, with translation MIKFTVVTCTYNAEKELQRTLDSVQRQTYCNIEHIIMDGGSRDRTLQLVKAYQHRNAVGESSHEIVVISEPDKGLYDAMNKSIDRATGDYLVFMNAGDTFPTADTLEYVEGCVGEGEVLPGVLYGDTDIVDEMGHFLRHRRLAPPNKLTWRSFIWGMLVCHQSFYARTDIAREIHYDLHYRYSADVDWCIRIMRESSRRKLPLRNVHAVLTHFLDGGMTTQNHKASLKERFQVMRTHYGLLPTLAVHAWFVIRGAVKR, from the coding sequence ATGATTAAGTTCACCGTCGTAACCTGTACGTACAATGCCGAGAAGGAGTTGCAGCGTACCCTCGACAGCGTGCAGCGCCAGACCTACTGCAACATCGAGCACATCATCATGGATGGCGGTTCCCGCGACCGCACCCTCCAGCTGGTGAAGGCATATCAGCATCGCAATGCAGTAGGCGAGAGCTCGCACGAAATCGTGGTGATATCAGAACCCGACAAGGGACTTTATGATGCCATGAACAAGAGCATCGACCGTGCTACGGGCGATTACCTGGTGTTCATGAATGCCGGCGACACCTTTCCTACAGCCGATACGCTGGAGTACGTAGAAGGCTGTGTAGGCGAAGGCGAAGTACTGCCCGGCGTACTTTACGGCGATACCGATATCGTGGACGAGATGGGCCATTTCCTGCGTCATCGCCGTCTAGCCCCACCCAATAAGCTCACGTGGCGTTCGTTCATCTGGGGCATGCTGGTATGTCACCAGTCATTCTATGCCCGCACAGACATAGCCCGTGAGATTCATTACGATCTGCACTACCGTTATTCGGCAGATGTAGACTGGTGTATCCGCATCATGCGGGAGTCATCTCGCCGCAAGTTGCCGTTGCGCAACGTCCATGCCGTCCTCACCCATTTTCTGGATGGCGGCATGACCACGCAGAACCACAAAGCCTCCCTGAAGGAGCGTTTTCAGGTGATGCGCACCCATTACGGCCTTCTTCCCACCCTTGCGGTTCATGCCTGGTTCGTGATAAGAGGGGCTGTAAAAAGGTAA
- a CDS encoding glycosyltransferase family 4 protein, which produces MRVLIVNTSEKTGGAAVAANRLMDALNNNGVKAKMLVRDKETEDITVVSLPRSLRLQWNFLWERWCVFWHLHFSRQRLWEVDMATSGTDITRLREFQEADVIHLSWINQGMLSLKNIRKIIRSGKPVVWTMHDLWPATGICHYARGCNRYASACGNCPLLPNKGSKNDLSAKIFRRKKELYHRGAISFVTCSRWLERQAKGSGLFVGQRITNIPNPIDTHVFCPQDQAEARLRAGLPADKHIILFVSQRVTDERKGMRYFIEAIDRLVARYPEMKENTAIAILGGHSEEVNLTLPSYSLGYVSDEKQIVAIYNSADAFVLPSLEDNLPNTIMESMACGVPSIGFRVGGIPEMIDHQQNGYVANYRDTEDLASGIHWVLEEADRAALKQACLQKVAQNYSQHAVALKYIEVYNEAMAYKNYKL; this is translated from the coding sequence ATGAGAGTACTCATAGTAAATACAAGTGAAAAGACAGGCGGAGCGGCAGTAGCAGCCAACCGCCTGATGGATGCCCTTAACAACAATGGCGTTAAGGCAAAGATGTTGGTACGCGACAAGGAAACAGAAGACATCACCGTGGTCAGTCTGCCCCGTTCGCTCAGGTTGCAGTGGAACTTCCTGTGGGAGCGCTGGTGCGTGTTCTGGCATCTCCATTTCTCCCGTCAGCGCCTCTGGGAGGTAGACATGGCAACATCGGGCACCGATATCACCAGGCTCCGCGAGTTTCAGGAGGCAGATGTCATCCATCTCTCCTGGATCAACCAGGGCATGCTCTCACTCAAGAACATCCGCAAGATAATCCGCAGCGGCAAACCGGTGGTATGGACCATGCACGATCTCTGGCCAGCTACCGGCATCTGCCATTATGCCCGTGGCTGCAACCGCTATGCCTCCGCCTGCGGCAACTGTCCGCTTCTCCCCAATAAAGGCAGCAAGAACGACCTCTCAGCAAAGATATTCCGCCGCAAGAAGGAACTCTACCATCGCGGCGCCATCTCCTTCGTCACCTGTAGCCGTTGGCTCGAACGGCAGGCTAAGGGCAGCGGTCTCTTCGTAGGGCAGCGCATCACCAACATCCCGAATCCGATAGATACCCACGTGTTCTGTCCGCAGGATCAGGCAGAGGCGCGTCTGCGTGCCGGTCTGCCAGCCGACAAGCATATCATCCTCTTCGTATCCCAGCGCGTAACCGACGAGCGCAAGGGCATGCGCTATTTCATCGAAGCCATCGACCGGCTGGTAGCACGCTATCCTGAGATGAAGGAGAATACCGCCATCGCCATTCTGGGCGGCCATTCCGAGGAAGTAAACCTCACCCTGCCGTCCTATTCGCTCGGCTATGTCAGCGATGAGAAGCAGATTGTGGCAATCTACAATTCGGCAGATGCCTTCGTGCTGCCATCGCTCGAAGATAACCTCCCTAACACCATCATGGAGTCGATGGCGTGCGGCGTGCCGAGCATCGGTTTCAGGGTAGGAGGTATACCGGAGATGATAGACCATCAGCAGAACGGCTACGTGGCCAACTACCGTGATACCGAAGACCTGGCGAGCGGTATCCACTGGGTACTCGAAGAGGCCGACAGGGCAGCTCTGAAGCAGGCATGTCTACAGAAGGTAGCACAGAACTATTCGCAGCATGCCGTAGCATTGAAATATATTGAAGTTTATAACGAGGCGATGGCCTACAAAAACTATAAGTTATGA
- a CDS encoding IS110 family transposase — MQIYGIDLAKEKFDVSFFDLTSKKVSNHPSHKVVKNNFKSIGRFLETLPSDAVLVAEHTGVYGDTLLKCCMDSNVKIAFVGGYVIHRYRATPDRAKTDVLDCALLRDFGERYPDKLKYKTFPEEALYELRQLARHREMLVEQRKQLITADKSEDCRPIRSLTVKRSMDRIKEMLDTEIAETEKEMLKVINGHESIRHNYELVKSVDGVGLITAVELLVKTENFTKITTARQYAAYAGTAPYEKSSGKMDKGAHISKIGNRRSKTLLYICAESARLHNKEIKLYYERRTLIDKKPRHYVLNAIANKLLRIIFTLVEKGEYYDANFIRQDPRVVKYN, encoded by the coding sequence ATGCAAATATACGGAATAGATTTGGCAAAAGAGAAATTTGACGTAAGTTTTTTCGACTTGACATCAAAAAAAGTATCAAACCACCCTTCACATAAGGTTGTAAAGAACAATTTTAAGAGTATCGGAAGGTTTTTAGAAACCCTTCCAAGCGATGCTGTATTGGTTGCTGAGCATACCGGAGTTTATGGTGATACTCTCTTGAAGTGCTGCATGGATAGCAATGTGAAGATTGCCTTTGTGGGTGGATATGTCATCCATAGATACAGAGCTACCCCTGACCGTGCCAAGACGGATGTCCTGGATTGTGCACTGCTCAGAGATTTTGGAGAGAGATATCCTGATAAGCTGAAATACAAGACGTTTCCAGAAGAGGCTCTATATGAGCTTCGTCAATTGGCACGCCACCGGGAAATGCTTGTAGAACAGCGTAAGCAGCTAATAACAGCCGACAAGAGCGAGGATTGTCGTCCTATCAGAAGTCTTACCGTCAAGCGAAGCATGGACCGCATCAAAGAGATGTTGGACACGGAAATTGCAGAGACGGAAAAAGAAATGTTGAAAGTCATAAATGGACATGAGAGCATTCGCCACAACTATGAGCTTGTTAAAAGTGTCGATGGAGTTGGGCTGATTACCGCAGTAGAACTATTGGTAAAAACAGAGAATTTCACAAAAATAACTACAGCGCGCCAATATGCTGCTTATGCAGGAACTGCGCCATACGAAAAATCATCGGGGAAAATGGACAAGGGAGCACATATATCCAAGATTGGTAATAGACGGTCAAAGACCTTGTTGTACATCTGCGCAGAAAGCGCCAGATTGCACAACAAGGAGATTAAACTGTATTACGAGAGACGTACTTTAATAGATAAAAAGCCGCGTCATTATGTACTAAATGCCATAGCAAACAAGTTGCTAAGGATCATATTCACCCTCGTGGAAAAAGGTGAATACTATGACGCAAACTTCATTAGGCAAGACCCAAGGGTCGTTAAATATAATTAA
- the ispF gene encoding 2-C-methyl-D-erythritol 2,4-cyclodiphosphate synthase: MNIRVGFGYDVHKLVENRDLWLGGIKIDYELGLLGHSDADVLIHAICDALLGAANMRDIGYHFPDTAAETLNVDSKILLRKTMELIATKGYTLGNIDATVCAERPKLNPHVPAMKACLAEVMGVDEDQISIKATTTEKLGFTGRMEGISAYATVLIQKG, from the coding sequence ATGAATATACGTGTAGGATTTGGATATGATGTCCACAAGCTGGTGGAGAACCGCGACTTGTGGCTGGGAGGAATCAAGATAGATTATGAACTGGGATTGCTGGGCCACAGCGATGCCGATGTGCTGATACATGCCATTTGCGATGCCCTGCTGGGCGCTGCCAACATGCGTGATATCGGATATCATTTCCCGGATACTGCAGCAGAAACACTGAATGTGGATTCTAAGATACTGCTCCGCAAAACGATGGAACTGATAGCTACCAAGGGCTATACACTGGGCAATATCGATGCTACAGTCTGTGCCGAACGCCCTAAACTCAACCCGCATGTGCCTGCCATGAAAGCCTGTCTGGCAGAGGTAATGGGGGTAGACGAAGACCAGATATCCATCAAGGCAACAACCACCGAGAAACTCGGATTCACGGGCAGAATGGAGGGTATCTCTGCCTATGCCACCGTTCTTATCCAGAAAGGATAG
- the porV gene encoding type IX secretion system outer membrane channel protein PorV, translated as MKRIYKIFVLGCLALMASEVKAQDKKDLFNPVNYAVISQTIAPDARGGGLGDVGAATDPDVNSQYWNPAKYPFTISRAGVSLSFTPWLRSLVNDMNLAYLSGYYRIGDYSAVSASLRYFNMGEVFTSQEGAESGTGMTINPYEMSVDVAYSLMLSEKFSLAAAIRWIYSDMRFDYTEDNSPASAFAADIAAYYQNYVVIGQRECQLGLGLNISNIGSKITFSGKEYGEFLPANMRLGASLMIPIDEYNRVTLAADANKYLVPTVPKQEEGEDNSEYEDRVHREYDDISGISGIFKSFSDAPGGFKEELEEINYGLGAEYVYNDKFALRAGYHHESQSKGNRKYFTVGAGFKMNVFSLDAAYVVATAKSNPLDQTLRFTLSFDMDGLKDLFKR; from the coding sequence ATGAAAAGAATCTATAAGATATTCGTCTTGGGATGTCTCGCTCTGATGGCATCAGAAGTGAAGGCGCAGGATAAGAAAGATCTCTTCAATCCTGTGAACTATGCAGTCATTTCACAAACCATAGCTCCTGATGCCCGTGGTGGCGGTTTGGGAGATGTCGGTGCGGCTACCGACCCTGATGTCAATTCCCAGTACTGGAATCCGGCAAAATATCCTTTCACCATTTCGCGTGCTGGTGTGTCGCTCAGCTTCACTCCTTGGCTGCGCTCGCTGGTCAATGATATGAATCTTGCCTATCTCTCTGGCTATTACCGCATTGGCGATTACAGCGCCGTATCAGCATCGCTCCGCTATTTCAATATGGGTGAAGTGTTTACCAGTCAGGAAGGTGCCGAGAGTGGCACGGGTATGACCATCAATCCTTACGAGATGTCGGTCGATGTGGCTTATTCTCTGATGCTCAGCGAGAAGTTCTCTCTTGCTGCCGCCATCCGCTGGATCTATTCCGATATGCGCTTCGATTATACCGAAGACAATTCGCCAGCCTCCGCTTTCGCAGCCGATATTGCTGCCTATTACCAGAACTATGTGGTTATCGGCCAGCGCGAATGCCAGTTGGGTTTGGGTTTGAATATTTCTAACATCGGTAGTAAGATTACCTTCAGCGGCAAGGAGTATGGCGAGTTCCTGCCAGCCAACATGCGTCTGGGCGCTTCGCTGATGATTCCTATCGACGAGTACAACCGCGTTACCCTGGCAGCCGATGCCAACAAGTATCTGGTGCCTACCGTTCCTAAGCAGGAAGAGGGTGAGGACAATTCAGAATATGAAGACCGTGTGCATCGTGAGTATGATGATATTTCGGGCATCAGCGGTATCTTCAAGAGTTTCAGCGATGCCCCTGGCGGTTTCAAGGAAGAGCTGGAGGAAATCAACTACGGTCTGGGTGCCGAGTATGTATATAATGATAAGTTTGCGCTCCGTGCCGGTTATCATCACGAGAGTCAGAGCAAGGGTAACCGCAAGTACTTCACTGTAGGTGCCGGTTTCAAGATGAATGTCTTCTCGCTCGATGCTGCTTATGTGGTGGCTACCGCCAAGAGCAACCCGCTCGACCAGACCCTCCGCTTCACCCTGTCGTTTGATATGGATGGACTGAAGGACCTGTTTAAAAGGTAA
- the porU gene encoding type IX secretion system sortase PorU has product MNTTKVWKYMLLACLLMLVVPAQAQRFFNLTSSEVRVDSVLPRFVYSIPLTGAYRDSVYTVSLKYGEYIDMTASDIANYNRLSGAVPPEQVLPQQRVTECRKQGVLQIDFSPVVFRNNRHQLLVSFMLQVDARPLKRSERSSRGSLLAKGKVSAFTSSDALRSASSLYASHSVLASGRWAKIRVSETGFHQLTDQVVRQAGFSDISKVKIYGYGGNLQNEALLASELQATDDLQEVPQCIVGGKHYFYAEGPVSWKSETALQRIRNPYSDYGYYFITQTDGEPLVQDSATFVSSHYPQSYDYHSLYESDGYSYYHGGRNLFDAEELKVGDEKKVVITNTTGSAAGKLSVALTTTTNSVAQILKNGKVLGEITLSLKDDNPTEDIAYLKATEKVATYPISDFQDKDTISIKVMSGASIRLDYISVTWAEPGSCAFTAANLAAGGKIPAAQYVYGITNQDHHADGAADMVIIIPTSQKLLKQAQRLKEFHEQHDGLRVTIVPADELYNEFSSGTPDANAYRRYLRMLSDKAQSEADMPKYLLLFGDCVWDNRMLTSGCRILNPDNYLLCFESENSFSAVNCFVSDSWFGMLGEGAGLYPSRELQDVAVGRFPVTYAEEAKVLVDKTISYAQNANVGAWQNTLMFMGDDGNGNLHMQDADEVANDVLTTYPAYLVKKVMWDAYTRETSSSGNTYPEATRIIKQQQAAGALIMDYAGHGDPTQISHESVLKLNDFADFRNTNLPLWVTASCDIMPFDGLDANIGEYALLNDKGGAVAFYGTTRTVSSLYNKYINRAFIYRVLSLVDGKPVTMGEAHRLAQNDLVSGNGPTSGSDVTVNHLNYSLLGDPALALNLPKRQIVVDSINGIPVAETATLPMLKAGSIARMAGHIEGADDFRGVITATVRDSKETVTCRLNDTGKDGAEKAFEYKDRTKTLYQGTDSVRGGKFAFSFAVPLDINYSNQSGLVNLYAVNTAKTLSAHGSSEQFTVGESEEQKNDSIGPSIYCYLNSPSFVDGGKVNTTPFFVAKITDKDGINAAGSGIGHDLQLVIDGDMSKTYVLNSNFTYDFGTYTSGSTYYSIPQLEPGKHELTFRAWDIQNNSSTVKLRFNVVKALSPALFDVGVTANPAKTSTTFIISHDRTESDMDVVVEVFDSSGRQHWRHSESGVPTSGSYTVSWDLTSDSGTPLGTGVYLYRVKVASDGSSYTSKVKKLIIIK; this is encoded by the coding sequence ATGAACACAACAAAGGTTTGGAAATACATGCTGCTGGCATGTCTGCTCATGCTGGTGGTTCCTGCTCAGGCACAGCGATTCTTCAATCTGACCTCTTCAGAAGTCAGAGTAGATTCCGTGTTGCCCCGTTTCGTGTATTCCATTCCTCTGACCGGTGCATATCGTGACTCCGTATATACCGTCAGCCTGAAATATGGCGAGTATATCGACATGACTGCCTCCGACATCGCCAATTACAACCGCCTGTCGGGTGCAGTTCCTCCTGAGCAGGTATTACCCCAGCAGCGGGTTACCGAATGCCGTAAGCAGGGCGTACTCCAGATAGATTTCAGTCCTGTCGTGTTCCGCAATAATCGCCATCAGCTGCTGGTCAGCTTCATGCTCCAGGTAGATGCCCGTCCTCTGAAGCGCTCCGAGCGTTCCAGTCGAGGTTCTCTGTTGGCTAAGGGCAAAGTATCAGCCTTCACTTCTTCTGATGCTTTGCGCTCAGCCTCTTCCCTCTATGCCTCCCATTCCGTCCTAGCCTCAGGCAGATGGGCGAAGATCAGAGTCAGCGAAACCGGTTTCCATCAGCTTACCGATCAGGTAGTGCGCCAGGCAGGCTTCTCCGATATCAGCAAGGTGAAGATTTACGGCTATGGTGGCAATCTGCAGAACGAAGCCCTTCTGGCGAGCGAACTGCAGGCTACCGACGATTTGCAGGAAGTTCCCCAGTGCATCGTTGGCGGCAAGCATTATTTCTATGCCGAGGGTCCGGTTTCCTGGAAGTCCGAAACCGCCCTCCAGCGCATCCGTAATCCTTATTCCGATTACGGCTACTATTTTATTACCCAGACCGATGGAGAGCCTCTGGTGCAGGATTCAGCCACCTTTGTCTCTTCCCATTATCCGCAGTCATACGATTACCATTCCCTCTACGAGTCAGATGGTTACAGCTATTATCATGGCGGCAGAAACCTCTTCGATGCAGAAGAGCTGAAGGTGGGCGATGAAAAGAAAGTGGTAATCACGAATACCACCGGTTCTGCGGCAGGCAAACTCTCCGTAGCCCTGACTACCACCACAAACAGCGTGGCTCAGATACTGAAGAATGGCAAGGTTTTGGGCGAAATCACCCTTTCTCTCAAAGATGACAATCCAACGGAGGATATAGCTTACCTCAAGGCTACAGAGAAGGTTGCCACTTATCCCATTTCCGATTTCCAGGATAAGGATACCATCTCCATCAAGGTCATGTCGGGCGCTTCCATCCGCCTCGATTATATCTCCGTAACGTGGGCAGAGCCTGGAAGCTGTGCCTTTACCGCTGCCAACCTTGCCGCCGGTGGAAAGATTCCGGCTGCCCAGTATGTCTACGGCATCACCAACCAGGATCATCATGCCGATGGAGCAGCCGATATGGTCATCATCATCCCGACCTCACAGAAACTGCTGAAACAGGCACAGCGGCTGAAAGAATTTCATGAACAGCACGACGGACTGCGCGTTACCATCGTGCCTGCCGATGAACTCTATAACGAATTTTCTAGCGGTACCCCCGATGCCAACGCCTACCGCCGCTACCTGCGCATGCTTTCTGATAAGGCGCAGAGCGAGGCTGACATGCCGAAATATCTCCTGCTCTTCGGCGACTGCGTATGGGATAACCGCATGCTTACCTCCGGTTGCAGAATCCTGAATCCAGACAATTATCTGCTGTGCTTTGAGAGTGAAAACTCCTTCAGCGCCGTAAACTGCTTCGTCAGCGACAGTTGGTTCGGTATGCTCGGCGAGGGAGCCGGACTGTATCCTAGCCGTGAACTGCAGGATGTAGCCGTAGGCCGCTTCCCGGTAACCTATGCAGAAGAAGCCAAGGTGCTGGTAGACAAGACCATCAGTTATGCTCAGAATGCCAATGTAGGCGCCTGGCAGAACACCCTGATGTTTATGGGCGATGACGGAAACGGCAACCTCCACATGCAGGATGCCGATGAGGTGGCAAATGATGTGCTCACCACCTATCCCGCCTATCTCGTCAAGAAGGTGATGTGGGATGCCTATACCCGCGAAACCTCCTCTTCGGGCAATACCTATCCCGAGGCAACGAGAATCATCAAACAGCAGCAGGCTGCGGGAGCCCTCATCATGGATTATGCCGGACATGGCGATCCTACCCAGATATCGCACGAATCGGTTCTGAAACTCAACGATTTTGCCGATTTCCGCAATACCAACCTGCCGCTCTGGGTAACCGCCTCCTGCGATATCATGCCGTTCGACGGGCTCGATGCCAACATCGGAGAATATGCGCTGCTTAACGATAAAGGCGGCGCAGTAGCCTTCTATGGCACCACCCGTACCGTTTCCTCCCTGTATAACAAGTATATCAACCGCGCCTTCATCTACAGAGTGCTCAGTCTGGTAGACGGCAAGCCTGTCACGATGGGCGAAGCACACCGTCTGGCTCAGAACGATCTGGTGAGCGGCAACGGCCCGACTTCCGGCTCCGATGTCACGGTGAACCATCTCAATTATTCCCTCTTGGGCGACCCGGCTCTTGCGCTCAATCTGCCTAAGCGTCAGATAGTAGTAGATTCCATCAACGGCATCCCTGTTGCCGAAACCGCAACCCTGCCGATGCTCAAGGCAGGCTCTATCGCCCGCATGGCAGGTCATATTGAGGGAGCAGACGACTTCCGGGGCGTCATCACCGCTACCGTAAGAGATTCCAAGGAGACGGTTACCTGTCGCCTGAACGATACCGGCAAGGATGGCGCCGAGAAGGCTTTCGAATACAAAGACAGAACCAAGACCCTGTATCAGGGCACCGATAGCGTAAGAGGCGGCAAGTTTGCCTTCTCCTTTGCCGTTCCGCTGGATATCAATTATTCCAACCAGAGCGGTCTGGTCAACCTCTATGCGGTGAATACCGCCAAGACCCTCTCCGCCCACGGCTCCAGCGAGCAGTTTACGGTAGGCGAGAGCGAGGAGCAGAAGAACGATTCCATCGGTCCTTCCATCTACTGCTATCTCAATTCGCCTTCCTTCGTAGATGGCGGCAAAGTCAACACCACTCCGTTTTTTGTGGCAAAGATAACCGATAAGGACGGAATCAATGCTGCCGGAAGCGGTATCGGCCACGACCTGCAGCTGGTGATAGATGGCGACATGTCGAAGACCTACGTGCTGAACAGCAATTTCACCTACGATTTCGGAACCTATACCAGCGGTTCCACCTATTACAGCATACCGCAACTGGAACCGGGCAAGCACGAACTCACCTTCCGAGCCTGGGATATCCAGAACAACAGTTCTACGGTGAAGCTCCGTTTCAATGTGGTGAAGGCACTGAGTCCGGCGCTCTTCGATGTGGGCGTAACCGCCAATCCGGCTAAGACCTCCACCACCTTCATCATCAGTCACGACCGCACAGAGAGCGATATGGACGTGGTGGTAGAAGTGTTCGATTCATCGGGCAGACAGCACTGGCGCCATTCCGAAAGCGGTGTACCTACCTCGGGCAGCTATACCGTAAGCTGGGACCTCACCTCCGATAGCGGCACTCCTCTGGGCACCGGCGTATATCTCTATCGCGTCAAGGTGGCGAGCGATGGCAGCAGCTATACCTCTAAAGTCAAGAAACTCATCATTATTAAATAA
- a CDS encoding fumarylacetoacetate hydrolase family protein, translating into MKIFAIGMNYTEHNKSLHGTLSKPERPVIFTKADSALLNNGKPFFIPDHLGRIEYETEVVVRISKLGKTIPQRFAHRYYDAVTVGIDFTAREMQKKLREAGQPWELAKGFDGSAVIGEWVDIQKFRDIQALHFRLDLNDKTVQEGCTSDMLYKVDEIISYISQYFTLKTGDLLYTGCPTGCGPVNIDDHLVGYLEDRKVLDFHCK; encoded by the coding sequence ATGAAGATATTTGCCATCGGTATGAACTATACCGAACACAATAAATCGCTGCATGGCACGTTATCTAAACCAGAGCGTCCTGTCATTTTCACCAAGGCAGATTCTGCTTTGCTCAATAACGGCAAGCCTTTCTTCATCCCTGATCATCTGGGAAGAATAGAGTATGAAACCGAAGTGGTGGTCAGAATTTCCAAGTTGGGAAAGACCATTCCGCAGCGTTTTGCCCACCGCTATTACGATGCGGTAACCGTAGGTATCGACTTTACGGCACGCGAGATGCAGAAGAAGCTGCGTGAGGCTGGTCAGCCTTGGGAACTCGCCAAGGGATTCGACGGTTCTGCCGTTATCGGCGAATGGGTCGACATCCAGAAGTTCCGTGATATCCAGGCACTGCACTTCCGCCTCGACCTCAATGACAAGACCGTACAGGAAGGCTGCACGAGCGATATGCTCTACAAGGTAGATGAAATCATCTCCTATATCAGCCAGTACTTCACGCTCAAGACGGGCGACCTGCTCTATACCGGATGTCCTACAGGCTGCGGTCCTGTCAACATCGACGACCATCTCGTAGGCTATCTCGAAGACAGGAAGGTGCTCGATTTTCACTGTAAATAA
- the tsf gene encoding translation elongation factor Ts → MAVSIEDIKKLRAMTGAGLADVKKALTEAEGDFDKAKELLRERGLAIAAKRSDRETSNGCVLVKKVNDFAAIIALKCETDFVANGADFIKLTSDILDAAIAAKAHTLDEVKTLKVGDADAQAAVTQRSGITGEKMELDGYCVLEGDNIEVYDHMNKHTLCTMVQLNENNEEAGHKVAMQVAAMRPVALDESSVSEETKKTELEVAVAKTKEELVEKAVNAALKKAGINPAHVDSEEHIESNTKKGWLTPEQAEEARNIKKTVGEEKAATLNPTMIQNIANGRLAKFFKENCLVDQEFQFGDGDKQTVAQYLASQSKDLKIVAYQRFTLAAE, encoded by the coding sequence ATGGCTGTTTCAATTGAAGATATCAAGAAACTTCGCGCTATGACTGGTGCTGGTCTTGCTGACGTTAAGAAGGCACTCACAGAGGCTGAAGGTGATTTCGATAAGGCAAAGGAGTTGCTCCGTGAGCGTGGTCTCGCTATCGCTGCTAAGCGTTCTGACCGTGAGACTTCTAACGGTTGCGTTCTCGTTAAGAAGGTTAACGATTTCGCTGCTATCATCGCTCTCAAGTGCGAGACTGACTTCGTAGCTAATGGTGCTGACTTCATCAAGTTGACATCTGACATCCTCGACGCTGCTATCGCTGCCAAGGCTCACACTCTCGACGAGGTGAAGACTTTGAAGGTTGGCGATGCTGATGCTCAGGCTGCTGTTACACAGCGCTCTGGTATCACTGGCGAGAAGATGGAGCTCGACGGCTACTGTGTTCTCGAGGGTGACAACATCGAGGTTTACGACCACATGAACAAGCACACTTTGTGTACTATGGTTCAGCTCAACGAGAACAACGAGGAGGCTGGTCACAAGGTAGCTATGCAGGTTGCTGCTATGCGCCCTGTAGCTCTCGACGAGTCTTCAGTTTCTGAGGAGACTAAGAAGACTGAGCTCGAGGTTGCTGTTGCCAAGACTAAGGAAGAGCTCGTAGAGAAGGCTGTTAACGCAGCTTTGAAGAAGGCTGGCATCAACCCAGCTCACGTTGACTCTGAGGAGCACATCGAGAGCAACACTAAGAAGGGTTGGTTGACACCTGAGCAGGCTGAAGAGGCTCGCAACATCAAGAAGACTGTTGGTGAGGAGAAGGCTGCTACTTTGAACCCTACTATGATCCAGAACATTGCTAATGGTCGTCTGGCTAAGTTCTTCAAGGAGAACTGCCTCGTTGACCAGGAGTTCCAGTTCGGTGACGGTGACAAGCAGACTGTTGCTCAGTACCTCGCTTCTCAGAGCAAGGATCTCAAGATCGTTGCTTACCAGCGCTTTACTCTTGCTGCTGAGTAA
- the rpsB gene encoding 30S ribosomal protein S2 yields MSRTNFDQLLQAGCHFGHLRRKWNPAMAPYIFMERNGIHIIDLNKTVAKIDEAAEALKTIAKTGRKILFVATKKQAKDVVAEKAASINMPYVNERWAGGMLTNFPTIRKAVKKMTNIDRLLNDGTFSNLSKRELLQVSRQRAKLEKNLGSIADMARLPVALFVVDVMKEHIAVKEANRLGIPVFGIVDTNSDPKNVDYVIPANDDAKDSVDAILTAVCGAIAEALEERKAEKADDKAAAEQKDQPKKKAARKDEAE; encoded by the coding sequence ATGTCAAGAACAAATTTTGACCAGTTACTTCAGGCAGGTTGCCACTTCGGACACCTCCGTCGCAAGTGGAATCCAGCAATGGCTCCTTACATCTTCATGGAGCGTAACGGTATTCATATTATCGACCTCAACAAGACTGTCGCTAAGATCGACGAGGCTGCTGAGGCTCTCAAGACAATTGCCAAGACAGGTAGAAAGATCCTGTTTGTCGCTACTAAAAAACAAGCTAAGGACGTAGTTGCTGAGAAGGCAGCTTCTATCAATATGCCATACGTAAACGAGCGTTGGGCTGGTGGTATGCTCACCAACTTCCCTACAATCCGTAAGGCAGTTAAGAAAATGACAAACATCGATCGTCTCTTGAACGATGGTACATTCTCTAACCTCTCTAAGCGCGAGTTGCTTCAGGTAAGCCGCCAGCGTGCTAAGTTGGAGAAGAACCTCGGTTCTATCGCAGATATGGCCCGTCTCCCAGTAGCCCTCTTCGTTGTTGACGTAATGAAGGAGCACATCGCTGTTAAGGAGGCTAACCGTCTTGGTATTCCAGTGTTCGGTATCGTAGATACCAACTCTGATCCTAAGAATGTTGATTACGTTATCCCAGCTAACGACGATGCTAAGGATTCTGTAGATGCTATCCTTACTGCAGTTTGCGGTGCTATCGCTGAGGCTCTTGAGGAGCGCAAGGCTGAGAAGGCTGACGACAAGGCTGCTGCTGAGCAGAAGGACCAGCCTAAGAAGAAGGCTGCCCGCAAGGACGAGGCTGAGTAA